The sequence below is a genomic window from Croceicoccus marinus.
TCGCGTTCTGCAGCTGGCTCGAATTGACGCGGAAATGCACCCAGCCCATGCCCAGCCCGTCTGCGCGCATGGCTGCGGCGGCGGTCAGCAGTTCGATCGCCGTATCCTCGTCGGTTTCGGCCCCGGCGCGGTCTTCCAGTTCGGAGATGATCGGCGCGAGGCTGGTCAGCCTGTCGGGATGATTGGCCGTCAGCGAATTGGCGGCATGCGACAGCGCGGCCGGGTCCGACATGTCCTTGCCGAACAGCGCCGCCATGCGGCCGGCGAACTCACCCGCATTGACCAGCCTCGCCGAAAGATCGGGCGCGATGCCTGCCAGGGTGGCGGCATAGCCCGCCAGCCGTTCCGACTTTTCGGCCAGGCGATAGCGGATCGATGTGTTCCAGCCGATATCGGTGCGGCCATCCATGTCATAGCCGACCCAGCTGGCGAAGCGCACCGGCGTGGGGCGCAGGCTCTTCCATTCACCCGGCCAGTTCGACTTGGCAGAGCGATAGATCGCCCGCACCGCCCGGTCGCGCGCGGCCTGGGCGCGGCTGATCGCCTGCATGGCGGCGTCATGTTCGGAATCGAGCGTGATCTGCGTCCGTTCGTGCGGGGCGACGCAGGCGGTGTCGCTGTTCACGTCGCCGCTGCTGGCGGCCTTCGCCACCGCCTGCGACTGGACCGGGGTCAGCAGGAAGGTCGGGTGGGCGGTAAATACCACGTGGATCATCGGATCCGCCCAGCGCTGTGCGAAGCTTTCGAAATCATCCCCCTCGCGCACCGCGAAAGGGGTTAGGTTCCGGTCCGCATCGATCGGCGCCAGCATCCGGTCGAGCTTTTGCGCGCGCGCCTTCAGCCCTTCGCATTCGAGCGCGCTGACCAGACCGTCGATGTCCTGCAGCGATTTTCGCCCCCCTTCCAGATCGCGCGAAAGCTCCAGCCCAAGCTGGAACACCGGATTGTAGATCGGCGTGTCCTGCGTGTGGCGGTGCAGGACCTGCAGCCTCTCGTTCAGCTCTTCGATCTGCGGTGTCATGGCGTCCTCCGGATCGGGGTGGGAAGGGGGGGTAGGGGATTTCAGCGCGGCAGGGCGGCGGCCTCCCGGGCCAGCGTCTCGATACGCGCCTTGTCGACCGGACCGCCCATGGGCATCGCCTCGCCGGGCGCGACCCAGCTGCCGCCGACGCACAGGATCGACGGATGCGCGAGATATTCGGGCGCATTCTTCGCCGACACGCCGCCGGTGGGGCAGAAGCGCGCCTCGTGGAACGGCGCGGCCAGCGCCTTCAGCGCGGGCAGGCCGCCATTGGCTTCGGCGGGAAAGAACTTGAAGTGCGAAAGCCCCATGTCCATCCCGCGCATGATGTCGGCGCTGGTCGCGATACCCGGCAGGAAGGCGATGTCATTGGCGATCGCCGCCTTGCCCAGCGTCTCCGTCAGGCCCGGCGAAACCACGAATTTCGCGCCGGCTTCCATCACCGCGTCCAGCTGGTCTGGGTTCAGCACCGTACCCGCGCCCAGGATGGCGCCCGGAACCTTGGCCATCTCGCGGATCGCGTCGAGCGCGCAGGGCGTGCGAAGCGTAACCTCAAGGCAGGGCAGGCCGCCTGCGACCAGCGCTTCGGCCAGCGGGATGGCCTGATCGATGTCCTGCACCACCAGCACGGGGATGACGGGGGCGGCTTCCATGAATTCGCGGATATTGGCCATGTCGTGTCCTGTTTCCTGAAATTTGAGCTGTCAAAGACCGGCAAGCGCCAGCATGGCCGAGCCGCCCTTTTCCGCCTCGTCCGCGCCCAGACGCATCATTGCGAACAGTTCGCGGCCGACGCCCATGGCGGGCGGCGGCGGAGTGGCGGGATCGCGCGAGGAAAGGTCGGCATTGGTCGACAGCGTGCCGTTGACCGCATCGACGCGCACGATGTCGCCATCGCGCAGATAGGCGATCGGCCCGGGCTTCTCCTCTCCGTGAGAGAGCGCTTCGGGCGTGCAGTGGATGGCCGCCGGCACCTTGCCCGATGCGCCCGACATGCGGCCGTCGGTGACCAGCGCCACCTTGAACCCGCGGTCCTGCAGCACGCCCAGCGGGGGCGTCAGCTTGTGCAGTTCGGGCATGCCATTGGCGCGCGGACCCTGGAAGCGGACGACGACGACCACATCCTTGTCGAGCTCGCCCGCCTTGAACGCGGTGGCCACTTCGCTCTGCGTGCTGAACACGCGGCAGGGCGCCTCGATCACCCAGCGGTCCCTGTCGACCGCGCTGGTCTTTATCGTGGCGCGGCCGAGATTGCCGGTCAGCAGGCGCAGGCCGCCATCGGGGTTGAACGGGGTGGCGGGCGGGCGCAGCATGCTGTCGTCGCCGCTTTCGGGCGGCAGCTTGCGCCAGGTAAGCCTGTCGTCCTCCATCACCGGCTCGTCCGCATAGGCGCGCAGCGACGGGCCGCCGACGGTGGTGATATCCTCATGCGCCAGCCCTGCATCCAGCAGTTCGCGAATGACGTAGCCCATGCCGCCCGCCGCGTGGAACGCGTTCACGTCGCCCGCTCCGTTGGGATAGACGCGCGCGATCAGCGGCACCACGCGCGACAGCTCGTCGATGTCCTGCCAGTCGATGATGACGCCGGCGCAGCGGGCGATGGCGGGAAGATGGATGACGTGATTGGTCGATCCGCCGGTCGCGAGCAGCCCCGCGATGGCGTTCACGATCGCCTTCTCGTCGATGCATTTCGCCAGCGGGCGCGGATCCTCGCCCCTCAGCGAGATGCGGGCAAGCTGGTGCGTCGCGGCGCGGGTCAGCTGGGTGCGCAGCGGGGTATTGGGCGGGATGAAGGCGGCGCCCGGCATGTGCAGGCCCATCATCTCCATCATCATCTGGTTGGAATTGGCGGTGCCATAGAACGTGCAGGTGCCCGGCGAATGATAGCTTGCGCTCTCGCTCGCCAGCAGTTCCTCGCGCCCGACCTTGCCTTCGGCGTAAAGCTGGCGGGTCTGCTGCTTCTGCTTGTTCGAGATTCCGGTGGGCATCGGGCCCGCCGGGATCAGGATGCAGGGCAGATGGCCGAAACGCAGCGCGCCCATCAGCAGGCCCGGCACGATCTTGTCGCAGATGCCTAGCAGCGCCATGCCGTCATAGGTTTCGTGGCTGAGCGCGACCGAAGTCGCCAGCGCGATGGTATCGCGGCTGAACAGCGACAGTTCCATGCCGTCCTGCCCCTGCGTCACGCCGTCGCACATCGCAGGCGTGCCGCCCGCAACCTGCGCGGTCGCGCCCACTTCGCGGGCATAGAGCTTCATCGCCTCTGGGTATCGGCCATAGGGCTGATGGGCCGAGAGCATGTCGTTATAGGCGGTGACGATGGCCAGGTTGGGCGACTGCCCGCTGGCGATCGCGCCCTTGTCGTTGCCGCTGCCCGCCATCGCATGGGCAAGGTTGGAACAGGCCAGCTGCGTTCGGTTGGGCTGGCGCTGCGCCTCGCGCTCCATCAGGTCGAGATAGCGGCGGCGGGTGTCGCGGCTGTTGTCGATGATGCGCTGGGTGACGCGGGCGAACTGGTCGTTGAGCGTGGGCATGAAGCCTTCCTTGGGTCCTGTGCGGCCGATCGCGGGGAGGGAATCGGCCGTGCGGTCGTTTTGCGTTGCAGCATAGCAGGTCCTGGACCGGCTTGCAGAATTTCGGCGCGGGCCGGTTCGCCCTGGCCTCCATCAACCCCCGCGGCGATCAACCTTCGTGCCAGGTGACGCCGTCGCGTTCGGTCAGACCGATCGCGCTGGTGGGCCCCCAGCTTCCCGCGGTATAGGTCTTTGGCCTGGTGTCGTTCTCGGTCCAGCTGGCGCGAATGCCGTCGATCCATTCCCACTGGGCCTCCACCTCGTCGCGGCGGACGAACAGGGTCTGGTCGCCCTCCACAAGGTCGAGCAGCAGGCGTTCATAGGCGATGCGGCGCTGCGGCCCGGCGAAGGCGTCGGGCATGGCGATGTCGAGCGGCGTGGCGCGCAGTCGAATGCCCTCGCGGTCGAGGCCGGGCACCTTGCTCATCAGCGACAGGCGGATATTCTCGCGCGGCTGGATCCCGATGACCAGCTGGTTGGGAACGGTCTTCGCGCCGCGGCCCTCGAAGATGGAATAGGGGATGCAGCGGAACTGCACCACGATCTCGGTCATGCGGATCGGCAGGCGCTTGCCGGTGCGCAGATAGAACGGCACGCCCTTCCAGCGCCAGTTGTCGACATGGGTCTTGATCGCGACGAAGGTCTCGGTGTCGGAATCCTTGCCCAGTTCCTGGTCATAGCCGGGCACCGCCTCGCCCTTGATCGCGCCCGCGCGATATTGGCCGGTCACCGTCTCGCCCGCGACGGCGGGGCGCAGGGCGCGCAGGATCTTGACCTTCTCGTCGCGGATCGCGGTGGCGTCGAAGCTGGTCGGCGGCTCCATCGCGACCAGCGCCAGCAATTGCAGCATATGGTTCTGCACCATGTCGCGCAGCGCGCCGCTGCCGTCGTAATAGCCCGCGCGCGATTCCAGCCCGACCGTTTCGGCCACGGTGATCTGCACATGGTCGATATGCGCCGCGTTCCACAGCGGTTCGAACATGATATTGGCAAAGCGCAGCGCCAGCAGGTTCTGCACCGTCTCCTTGCCCAGGTAATGGTCGATGCGGAAAATCCGGTCTTCCGGAAAGGCGGAGGCGACCGCGTCGTTGATCTCCTGGCTGGTGCCCAGGTCGGTGCCCAGCGGCTTTTCCAGCCCGATCCGCACATTGCCGGTGGCAAGCCCGTTGGCGGTCAGGCCCTTGATGGTCGGTTCGAACAGGAAGGGCGCGGTCGACAGGAAGATCGACAGGCCTTCCTTGTCACCCTTGCCGATCGGCCCGACCTTCTTCGCCAGCGTGTCGAAACCCTCGGGCGTGGACGCGTCGAGGTCCTGGTAGGTCAGGCATTCCAGGAACGGTTCGATCTTGAGATCGCGGCCCTTGGGCAGGAACCTTGCCAGCGCATCGCGCGCGAAATCGCGGAACTCCTGGTCGGTATATTCGGTGCGCGCCGTGCAGATGATCTGCATGTTCTCGGGCAGCAAACCCTCGGAATGCAGGGCGCACAGCGAGGGCAGGAGCATGCGCTGCGACAGGTCGCCGGTCGCGCCGAACAGCAATAGCTTGTTCGCGGTGAAATTCATGGCGGACAGGCTCCTGCAAGGCGGCGGCGGTGGCGGGTCGTCGGTGCGGTCGCACCTTGCGCGGCATTAATCCCGGGTGCGAAGCTGTCAACCTCGATCGGAAAAGCCAATGCCGCGTTTCGGCAATTATCTTGCGTCAGCCGCGTTGCACGCTGATCCGCTTGTCCTGCAGCTGAGTCATTCCATAACAGGTGAGGAAGCTGACATCCGCGGCATCGCGGCCCAGCCCGATCTTCACGATGTCGGACGGGGTCGCCATGCCGGTCGCGTCGATCAGGTGCCAGCTGCCGATGCTGTTTTCCTCGCCGCCGGGATCGGCCAGGAAAACCTCGGCCACCGCGTGGAAATCCTGTGGCTGGACGTCGGGGGCATAGCAGCTGACGAAGCGCGCGGGGATCGCCGATGCGCGGGCCAGTGCGACGACGACATGCGCGAAGTCGCGGCACACGCCCCGGCGCTCGACGAAGCTGTCGACTGCGGTCGTCGTCGCATCGCTGGTGCCGGGCGCATAGCTGAAATTGCTGGCGACCCATGAACGGATCGCCTCGATCCGCTCTCCGCCGCTGGTGCCGCCGAATTCCGCCTCGACGAACGGCTGGAAGCGGTCGGCGGGGCAGAAGCGGGAATCGAACAGATAGGACACCGTCTCGCCCGGCAGGCGGTGGGGCGGCAGGGCGTTCAGCGTCTGGATGTCGCCGATGGTGCGGGCGATCTGCGCGGTGATTGCGTAATCGGCGGTGAAGTCCCCCTGGCAGCGCAGCCAGATGCGTTCGCCGATCATGTCCTCGCCGGATACGCGGGCGGTATGCTCGCTGGCGCTGATGGACAGGCCGGGGCCCGACAATTGCTGTTCGGGGATCGCCGCCGCTTCCATCTGGAGGAGGAAATCGGTCGGCTGGTCGAAGCGGAACGCGACATGGGCTTCGATCGAGATGGTCATGGGACGGCGGCTTTCTGTTCGGTGCGTGCCGCGCTGGCGGGCGGCATCGCGGTCATGGTTGGTGATGGTATCGACGGTATCGGGGGCAATCTCGGGGCGGTGTCGGTGGGCCTAACGCTTCGGCCCGCCGGTGTTTCCGGGCGGCGCGATAAAAGCCCGGAAATCACTCGCCCATCAGATGAAGCACGATATTGCGGCGATGCGGCCGGGTGCGATGCTCTGCCAGATAGATGCCCTGCCACGTGCCCAGCGCCAGATCGCCGCCCATGACGGGTATCGACAGGCTGACCCCCGTCAGGATCGCCTTGAGGTGGGCGGGCATGTCGTCAGGCCCCTCGTCGTCATGCTGCCATCCGCCGTCCTCGGGCGCGATTCGGTTCAGCCAGTCGATGATGTCGCCGGGCACTTCGCGGGCGGCATTCTCCTGGATCAGCAGCGATGCCGAGGTGTGGCGGCAGAACACCGTCAGCAGGCCGGTATCGACCGCCTGATTATGCACCCAGCCGGCGACTTCGCGCGTGGTCTCGACCAGCGAACGGCCAGTCGTCGATATGGCGAGGCTGGTTGCCGATTGTCTCAAGAATATTTCTCCAATGTTCATACCCGTCTGGTATCGCTGACGATCGGGCTTGCGTTCGAAGCGGGAAAAGTGGGCCTTTTCAATTCGAATGGGGTATCGCGGAAATGTACAGGACGGGGGCGGAACTGCAATTTTCGTCACGGAAACTTCATTTTCGCTCTCGCCACACTAGCTTAAGACGGTAAAGACAAAGCAATGGATGGCACGATCTACGATAGCAGAAGCCTTGCGCGGCTCGCCTTCGATGGCGGCACCGACGAACTGCGCCTGCACGTGAACGCTCCTGCCTTCGTCCGACGTACCGGCCGCGCGCCGCTCGATGCCTCGCGCGTGGCGGTCATCTGCAACCCGCGCAGCCACGGGGTCAAGACCAACGGCCTCGACGTGCCGCCGGGAGTGGAGGTGCTGTCGCCGCGCACCCGGTCCGAACTGCGCAAGACGCTGACCGAATTCAAGGAGCGCGGGGTCGGGCTGATCGTCGTCGCGGGCGGTGACGGAACCGTGCGCGACGTGCTGACCTGCGGCGGTCCGCTGTGGAAGAGCGGCGCACCTGCCATCGCGGTGCTGCCCAAGGGCAAGACCAATGCGCTGGCCTTCGACCTCGGCATCGACGCCGAGGCAAGCGTCGCCGAAGTGATCGATGCCTGGCATGCCGACCGCCTCACCATGCGCCCCGCGATCGAGATCAGCCGTCCGGGCGAGGCTGCGGCCCCCGTGCGCGGCTTCCTGTTCGGTGCGGGCATCTTCGTCAGCGCCACCGATCTTGCCCAGACCACCCACCGGTTCGGCGCATTCAACAATCTGGCCGTGGCGCTTTCGATGCTGGGGTCGATCGCCAACGTCGCCTTCGGCTTCGGGGGATCGGGCTGGCGCGAGGGTAGGCGCATCAGCATCGCGGCTCCGGGCGCTGCGTCGACCGGACCGGGCCCCACCGCAGCGGGAATGGATGTCGTCGGCACGCGCAACCGCCTGATCATGCTGGTATCGACCATGCACCGCCTGCCACTGGGCGTACGCCCGTTCGGCGAAGAGCGCGGCGGCATGAAGCTGCTGGCGACCGAGGCGCCCGTGCCCAACTTCCTCGTCAATTTCTGGCGCACGATCCGCGGCGGTGACGATGCCCGGCTGGCCAAGGCGGGAATCTACCGCCTGGACGCCCAGCAATTCGACATCGATGTCGAGGACGGCTTCGTGCTGGACGGCGAGGTGTTCCCCGGCGGCCGCTACATCCTGCGCGAGGGTGCGCCGATCGCCTTCGTCACGCCGTGAACATGCGGCCCGACGGCGCGGCGCTTCACACCCGCGTCACCGCCGCGCTGGAAGCGCCGGTTCGCGGCGAGATACGCGATTTCGCACAGGCACTGGCAGACCTATACGATGCGCGCGCAGTGCTGTTCTATGGCTCGAACCTGCGCAGCGGTTCGCTGGACGGTGTTCTCGACTTCTACGTTCTGACCGGCGGCCCGCGCGAGAAGGGCCTGTGGCCCCGCGTCGCCTATCACGAGCGGGAGCACGCGGGCGAGACCTTGCGCGCGAAAGTGGCGGTGATGCGGCTGTCGACGTTCCGCCATGCGGCAGAGGGGCGCCACGCGGATACCACCATATGGGCACGTTTCGTGCAGCCTTGCACATTGGCATGGCAGTCCGATGCGCAGGCTGGCACCGAAGTCACCGCGGCGGTCGAGGCAGCCTGCATGACGGCGGCGCGTTTCGCGTCCGCGCTGGGCGATCCGCAGGGCACCGAGCGCGACTATTGGCAGGCGCTGTTTCGCGCCACCTATCGCGCGGAGCTGCGGGTCGAGAAGCCGGGGCGCGAGCAGCAGATCCTGGAATTCGGGGCCGGTCATTTCGACGGGCTGCTACCTGCCGCCTGGCAGGCCGCGGGCATTGCCTTCGACAAAGCGGGTCGCAGGCTGCAGCCGCATCTTTTGCCGCAGGAGCGCGAGGCGCTGGTCCAGCGCTGGGAACGGCGGCGGCGGCTGGGCAAGCCGCTCAACGTCGTGCGCCTGCTGCGCGCGGGCACCACCTTCGAAGGTGGTGCCCGCTATCTGGCATGGAAGGTCGAGCGGCACAGCGGCGTCGTGGTGCCGCTTACCCCGTTCAGGGAGCGGCACCCGCTGCTGATGTCACCCGTGCTGCTTGCCGATTACTGGCGTGCGCGGCGCAGGCGCGCCGCGACGCAGGACAGCGACTAGCCTTCCTGCTCGGGCTTCGTATAAGGCACGAATTCGCCCAGGAAGACGATCCCGCTCATGAAACCGGTCTGGTCCATCATCTGGACCGTGTCGATATCGCAGATCTGGCCGATCGTGGTGCGATTGACCATGATGTCGCGGCTATCCAGGAAATTGGCGCCGCCATCGGGCCGGTTGACATAAAGCGTGCTGCCGACCCGGTAGACGATGGCCGTGTCGTCATAGATCGTGCTGCTGGTGATGCGGTTCAGCTGGATGCAGTTCTCCGGCTCTCCGGCCACGCGGCCTTCAAGCGCCTTGGCAAGGCGCTGTTCGCCCTTGCTAAGCTCCTCCGTTGCCGGATCGTCCTGCGCAGCCTGAGCGGCGATGGGGGTCAGGGCGAAAACCGGCGCAAAGGAAGCAAGTGCGATCGCCGCTAGTCTGTTCTTAGGCGTCATGTTCATTCTCCTCGCCGAGGATATAGGGCGTCTTGCCTGAACTTTTACTGACGATTACCCGAATTCTACCACGAATTGCCCGCGGCAATAGCGGCCTTTTCATCGGCGGTGGATTGCCGGCCCAGCACCTCGTTACGGTGCGGAAAGCGCCCGAAGCGCGCGATCATCGCGTGGTGGGAGCGCGCGAAGGACAGGATATAGGCATCGCCCATCGCCGCGAATATGGCGAGCGAGCGGCGCTGGTCGGCGATCCGCTCGCTATGCATCAGCGGCATGGCCAGAAACTGGCGGCCCGCCTGGCCGAGCCCCTTGTCCCACCCGCGTTCAAGCGCACCGATCGCGATGTCGCGGGACAGCGGATCGCTGGCGAATGCACGCGGATCGTCGCGGAAGAGATTGCGCGGCACCTGGTCGAACAGCAGCACCGCCGCGCGGGCGGTCAGCGGATCGGTCAGGAATT
It includes:
- the zwf gene encoding glucose-6-phosphate dehydrogenase, translating into MNFTANKLLLFGATGDLSQRMLLPSLCALHSEGLLPENMQIICTARTEYTDQEFRDFARDALARFLPKGRDLKIEPFLECLTYQDLDASTPEGFDTLAKKVGPIGKGDKEGLSIFLSTAPFLFEPTIKGLTANGLATGNVRIGLEKPLGTDLGTSQEINDAVASAFPEDRIFRIDHYLGKETVQNLLALRFANIMFEPLWNAAHIDHVQITVAETVGLESRAGYYDGSGALRDMVQNHMLQLLALVAMEPPTSFDATAIRDEKVKILRALRPAVAGETVTGQYRAGAIKGEAVPGYDQELGKDSDTETFVAIKTHVDNWRWKGVPFYLRTGKRLPIRMTEIVVQFRCIPYSIFEGRGAKTVPNQLVIGIQPRENIRLSLMSKVPGLDREGIRLRATPLDIAMPDAFAGPQRRIAYERLLLDLVEGDQTLFVRRDEVEAQWEWIDGIRASWTENDTRPKTYTAGSWGPTSAIGLTERDGVTWHEG
- a CDS encoding diacylglycerol/lipid kinase family protein, with amino-acid sequence MDGTIYDSRSLARLAFDGGTDELRLHVNAPAFVRRTGRAPLDASRVAVICNPRSHGVKTNGLDVPPGVEVLSPRTRSELRKTLTEFKERGVGLIVVAGGDGTVRDVLTCGGPLWKSGAPAIAVLPKGKTNALAFDLGIDAEASVAEVIDAWHADRLTMRPAIEISRPGEAAAPVRGFLFGAGIFVSATDLAQTTHRFGAFNNLAVALSMLGSIANVAFGFGGSGWREGRRISIAAPGAASTGPGPTAAGMDVVGTRNRLIMLVSTMHRLPLGVRPFGEERGGMKLLATEAPVPNFLVNFWRTIRGGDDARLAKAGIYRLDAQQFDIDVEDGFVLDGEVFPGGRYILREGAPIAFVTP
- a CDS encoding secondary thiamine-phosphate synthase enzyme YjbQ; this translates as MRQSATSLAISTTGRSLVETTREVAGWVHNQAVDTGLLTVFCRHTSASLLIQENAAREVPGDIIDWLNRIAPEDGGWQHDDEGPDDMPAHLKAILTGVSLSIPVMGGDLALGTWQGIYLAEHRTRPHRRNIVLHLMGE
- a CDS encoding DUF924 family protein, which gives rise to MLAQRPWAAEILHVWFHVLGPEDWFRGGAEVDALLRRRFAREWHALRHRPAREFLTDPLTARAAVLLFDQVPRNLFRDDPRAFASDPLSRDIAIGALERGWDKGLGQAGRQFLAMPLMHSERIADQRRSLAIFAAMGDAYILSFARSHHAMIARFGRFPHRNEVLGRQSTADEKAAIAAGNSW
- the edd gene encoding phosphogluconate dehydratase — encoded protein: MPTLNDQFARVTQRIIDNSRDTRRRYLDLMEREAQRQPNRTQLACSNLAHAMAGSGNDKGAIASGQSPNLAIVTAYNDMLSAHQPYGRYPEAMKLYAREVGATAQVAGGTPAMCDGVTQGQDGMELSLFSRDTIALATSVALSHETYDGMALLGICDKIVPGLLMGALRFGHLPCILIPAGPMPTGISNKQKQQTRQLYAEGKVGREELLASESASYHSPGTCTFYGTANSNQMMMEMMGLHMPGAAFIPPNTPLRTQLTRAATHQLARISLRGEDPRPLAKCIDEKAIVNAIAGLLATGGSTNHVIHLPAIARCAGVIIDWQDIDELSRVVPLIARVYPNGAGDVNAFHAAGGMGYVIRELLDAGLAHEDITTVGGPSLRAYADEPVMEDDRLTWRKLPPESGDDSMLRPPATPFNPDGGLRLLTGNLGRATIKTSAVDRDRWVIEAPCRVFSTQSEVATAFKAGELDKDVVVVVRFQGPRANGMPELHKLTPPLGVLQDRGFKVALVTDGRMSGASGKVPAAIHCTPEALSHGEEKPGPIAYLRDGDIVRVDAVNGTLSTNADLSSRDPATPPPPAMGVGRELFAMMRLGADEAEKGGSAMLALAGL
- a CDS encoding bifunctional 4-hydroxy-2-oxoglutarate aldolase/2-dehydro-3-deoxy-phosphogluconate aldolase, with the translated sequence MANIREFMEAAPVIPVLVVQDIDQAIPLAEALVAGGLPCLEVTLRTPCALDAIREMAKVPGAILGAGTVLNPDQLDAVMEAGAKFVVSPGLTETLGKAAIANDIAFLPGIATSADIMRGMDMGLSHFKFFPAEANGGLPALKALAAPFHEARFCPTGGVSAKNAPEYLAHPSILCVGGSWVAPGEAMPMGGPVDKARIETLAREAAALPR
- a CDS encoding transglutaminase-like domain-containing protein, whose translation is MTISIEAHVAFRFDQPTDFLLQMEAAAIPEQQLSGPGLSISASEHTARVSGEDMIGERIWLRCQGDFTADYAITAQIARTIGDIQTLNALPPHRLPGETVSYLFDSRFCPADRFQPFVEAEFGGTSGGERIEAIRSWVASNFSYAPGTSDATTTAVDSFVERRGVCRDFAHVVVALARASAIPARFVSCYAPDVQPQDFHAVAEVFLADPGGEENSIGSWHLIDATGMATPSDIVKIGLGRDAADVSFLTCYGMTQLQDKRISVQRG